In Reichenbachiella ulvae, a genomic segment contains:
- a CDS encoding Na+/H+ antiporter NhaC family protein, whose product MPAIVFLVSCFIAFSTGTSWGTFAIMISIAVPMAHVMGTDPSVGHSSRYRRCGYLAITVRPYQTPLSSHLWLQPATM is encoded by the coding sequence GTGCCTGCCATCGTATTTTTGGTGAGCTGCTTTATTGCCTTTAGTACAGGTACCTCTTGGGGCACTTTTGCGATCATGATCTCTATCGCTGTGCCCATGGCACATGTGATGGGCACCGACCCTTCAGTTGGCCATAGCAGCCGCTATAGGCGGTGCGGGTATTTGGCGATCACTGTTCGCCCATATCAGACACCACTATCATCTCATCTATGGCTTCAGCCAGCGACCATGTAG
- a CDS encoding Na+/H+ antiporter NhaC family protein, with product MPLMLIYTGWSELDTNQGDFLNLALRAMGQGSGSTSVLTSVATAILVAMGIYKAQGLLGIKEMVDLSLKGMSGMVSLAILMVFAFALGSLCKELKTGLYVAEILRLGFRQTLCLPSYFW from the coding sequence ATGCCCCTCATGCTAATCTATACGGGATGGAGTGAGCTAGACACTAACCAAGGCGATTTCCTCAACCTGGCCTTGCGCGCCATGGGTCAGGGCTCGGGTTCTACCTCTGTGCTTACCTCCGTCGCTACGGCAATCTTGGTAGCCATGGGCATATACAAGGCGCAAGGACTATTGGGCATCAAAGAAATGGTAGATCTCTCTCTCAAAGGCATGTCGGGCATGGTCTCATTGGCCATTCTGATGGTATTCGCGTTTGCATTAGGAAGTCTGTGCAAAGAGCTGAAAACGGGCTTGTACGTAGCTGAAATTTTAAGGCTTGGCTTTCGCCAAACCTTGTGCCTGCCATCGTATTTTTGGTGA